One Leptospira bouyouniensis DNA window includes the following coding sequences:
- a CDS encoding outer membrane lipoprotein-sorting protein, giving the protein MRKLWIFIFLISFTSLAAQAPDTSLSAQELLARLDREMDFGKGLVKGTYVLIRRNGTSETWKINRFFNGEDALLLFDRKGRGLESKLLTKDEGENVFFFNVLSAKLFRKTDDEKYESLMGTGFFYVDLSGYSYQANYNPLVNGDLEIGGEIYYRVSLKPILPYFYKKLVLLVGKKDLKPYRVDFHDRDGILFKTLNLKYGPVKIKDATGKVEEVQKASRLEMLDLNTGSITVWEIQEVDKTVNPDASLFNVDNLSR; this is encoded by the coding sequence ATGCGAAAACTTTGGATATTTATTTTTTTGATTTCTTTTACCTCGCTTGCGGCACAAGCACCTGATACGAGTTTGTCAGCACAGGAACTTTTGGCAAGGCTTGACCGAGAAATGGATTTCGGGAAAGGCCTTGTGAAAGGAACTTACGTTCTCATTCGTAGGAATGGAACATCCGAAACGTGGAAAATCAATCGGTTCTTTAATGGCGAGGATGCCCTTTTGTTATTTGATCGAAAGGGAAGAGGACTTGAGTCAAAACTTCTCACTAAGGACGAAGGGGAAAATGTATTTTTCTTCAATGTTCTTAGTGCCAAACTTTTCCGTAAAACTGATGATGAAAAATACGAGTCCCTAATGGGGACTGGATTTTTTTATGTGGATTTATCTGGTTATTCGTATCAGGCAAACTACAATCCTTTAGTCAATGGAGATTTGGAAATTGGAGGTGAGATTTATTACCGTGTTTCGCTTAAACCCATTCTACCTTACTTTTATAAGAAATTAGTCCTTCTTGTTGGTAAAAAAGATTTAAAACCATACCGTGTGGACTTTCACGACCGTGATGGAATTTTATTCAAAACTTTAAACTTAAAGTATGGTCCTGTCAAAATCAAGGATGCCACTGGTAAAGTGGAAGAAGTGCAAAAAGCATCTCGATTGGAAATGTTAGATTTGAATACAGGTAGTATCACTGTTTGGGAAATCCAAGAAGTGGACAAAACAGTGAATCCAGATGCATCACTGTTTAACGTTGATAATCTAAGCAGGTAG
- a CDS encoding DUF1577 domain-containing protein, with product METVERNKRSLDVFSDTEKKLHVLTKFLLNQELNLKDDIHSGEICYLKKVSQDGNKILVGVRPTITLSVGQKITLYKILGRYLHLECTVEQDKGESQYVLQLNKIAIAKKDRESSRIPVPPGSAWITNVVSSKAKIETDMFHVPTAVKVNFQDYETKLKNTVDFIKISTFNSREDNEVIRLIKKTKKGLLLEDVNNKECYETSPNEDFIVFADEIEEDINKEINNRRNLKIKSELILPILYLNDEEESIPIGYIHMQSKTENFDLIKAMEMKTLCFEMVDRIRHSNMIKSDGKFPVIDISEGGLKVIVDHPDLMQSLPKLSGFQFDIFFKMQSPLTAFGQIKTITKNEEGHLTVGLAIAGHSSRAGEKKRFLENVEFFRKQIQKT from the coding sequence ATGGAAACAGTAGAAAGAAACAAACGTTCCTTGGATGTTTTTTCCGACACGGAAAAAAAACTGCATGTTTTGACCAAATTTTTATTAAACCAGGAATTGAATCTGAAGGATGACATCCATTCAGGTGAGATTTGTTATCTCAAAAAAGTTTCTCAAGATGGAAACAAAATCTTAGTGGGTGTTCGCCCTACCATCACCCTATCAGTAGGCCAAAAAATCACCCTCTACAAAATCCTTGGTCGTTACCTCCACTTGGAATGTACGGTGGAACAGGATAAAGGTGAATCACAATACGTTTTACAATTGAATAAAATTGCGATCGCCAAAAAAGACAGAGAAAGTTCAAGAATCCCTGTCCCTCCCGGATCTGCATGGATTACGAATGTTGTTTCAAGTAAGGCAAAAATTGAAACAGATATGTTTCATGTTCCGACAGCAGTCAAAGTCAATTTCCAAGATTACGAAACTAAATTAAAAAACACTGTCGATTTTATTAAAATTTCAACTTTCAATTCTCGCGAAGACAATGAAGTCATTCGCCTAATCAAAAAAACAAAAAAAGGATTACTTCTCGAAGATGTGAATAACAAAGAATGTTATGAAACGTCTCCAAACGAAGACTTTATTGTTTTCGCTGATGAAATAGAAGAAGATATCAATAAAGAAATTAACAACCGTAGGAATTTAAAAATCAAATCAGAACTCATTCTTCCCATTTTGTATTTAAATGATGAAGAAGAGTCCATCCCCATCGGTTACATTCATATGCAAAGTAAAACAGAAAATTTTGATCTGATCAAGGCAATGGAGATGAAAACTTTGTGTTTTGAAATGGTTGATCGAATCCGCCATTCGAACATGATCAAATCCGATGGAAAATTTCCTGTGATCGATATTTCAGAAGGTGGTCTTAAAGTGATTGTGGATCACCCTGATCTCATGCAAAGTTTGCCTAAACTCTCAGGGTTTCAGTTTGATATCTTTTTTAAGATGCAGTCGCCCCTCACTGCTTTTGGACAAATCAAAACCATCACAAAAAACGAAGAAGGCCATTTAACAGTAGGACTTGCCATCGCAGGGCATTCTTCAAGAGCCGGTGAGAAAAAAAGATTTTTGGAAAACGTAGAATTTTTTCGAAAACAAATCCAAAAGACTTAA
- the guaB gene encoding IMP dehydrogenase yields the protein MSNHPLPGSELLDGVSGQELFSVNMGLTYRDFLVLPGYIDFNPSDVELETKLSKNISLKRPLMSSPMDTVTESEMAIAQALMGGIGIIHYNNSIEEQVDLVRKVKRYENGFIKDPILLSPEHTVADLDAVKEKYGFSGIPITENGTASTKLVGIVTNRDVDFEKDRNIKLGKVMTTDLITANVGISLLEANDILRTSKKGKLPIVDKQGKLVALICRSDLKKNKEFPQSSKDDQKRLRVGAALSTLPESRDRMAALAGVGVDAIIIDSAQGNSSYQIEMIQWIKSNFPNIDVIGGNVVTKAQAANLIGAGADGLRIGMGPGSICITQDTMAVGRAQATAVFKTAEYAQAHGVPVIADGGISNIGDIANALAIGASMCMMGSMFAGTKEAPGEYFYENGIRLKKYRGMASLEAMSKGGDKRYFSESQKIKVAQGVSGYVVDKGSVLNLIPYLVQGLRQSFQDMGYRNIPDLHKALREGKLRFERRTESAQAQGSVHGLYSYTKPSMRAE from the coding sequence ATGTCAAATCACCCCCTACCAGGATCTGAGCTTCTCGATGGAGTCAGTGGACAAGAGCTCTTCTCGGTCAACATGGGACTCACGTATCGAGATTTTTTAGTACTACCTGGGTATATAGACTTCAATCCAAGCGATGTAGAACTAGAAACGAAACTTTCCAAAAATATTTCACTCAAAAGACCACTCATGAGTTCCCCCATGGACACAGTGACAGAGTCTGAGATGGCGATCGCACAAGCACTTATGGGTGGAATCGGTATCATTCATTATAATAACTCGATAGAAGAACAAGTAGATCTCGTTCGGAAAGTGAAACGATACGAAAACGGATTCATTAAAGATCCAATCCTTCTTTCGCCAGAACATACTGTTGCCGATTTAGACGCAGTCAAAGAAAAATATGGATTTAGTGGAATCCCCATTACCGAAAACGGAACCGCCAGTACTAAGTTAGTTGGAATTGTCACAAACCGAGATGTGGACTTTGAAAAAGACCGAAACATCAAATTAGGTAAGGTGATGACAACAGATCTGATCACAGCAAACGTGGGGATCAGTTTACTTGAGGCAAACGATATTCTTCGTACAAGTAAAAAAGGAAAACTTCCCATTGTGGACAAACAAGGAAAACTTGTAGCACTCATCTGTCGAAGTGACCTGAAAAAAAATAAAGAGTTCCCTCAATCCTCCAAAGATGACCAAAAAAGATTACGTGTGGGTGCCGCACTTTCCACCTTACCAGAGTCACGCGATCGTATGGCTGCTCTTGCAGGTGTGGGAGTGGATGCGATCATCATTGATTCCGCACAAGGGAACTCCAGTTACCAAATCGAAATGATCCAATGGATTAAATCTAATTTTCCAAACATTGATGTGATAGGTGGGAATGTGGTCACAAAAGCACAAGCTGCCAATCTCATTGGTGCTGGGGCAGATGGACTACGGATTGGAATGGGACCTGGTTCCATTTGTATCACACAAGATACGATGGCAGTTGGTCGAGCACAAGCGACGGCTGTTTTCAAAACAGCGGAGTATGCACAGGCTCACGGAGTTCCAGTCATTGCCGATGGAGGGATTTCTAACATTGGCGACATTGCCAATGCACTCGCGATTGGAGCTTCCATGTGTATGATGGGTTCCATGTTTGCTGGAACAAAAGAAGCACCTGGTGAGTATTTTTATGAGAACGGCATTCGTCTAAAGAAGTATAGAGGGATGGCTAGTTTGGAAGCAATGAGCAAAGGTGGGGACAAACGGTATTTCTCAGAGTCACAAAAGATCAAGGTAGCACAAGGTGTTTCTGGTTATGTGGTAGATAAGGGTTCTGTTCTCAATCTCATTCCATATCTAGTGCAAGGCCTTAGACAAAGTTTCCAAGATATGGGTTATCGAAACATCCCTGATTTGCATAAAGCATTACGCGAAGGAAAACTTCGTTTTGAACGGAGAACGGAATCGGCTCAAGCACAAGGAAGTGTGCACGGGTTGTATTCTTATACAAAACCTTCGATGAGAGCTGAATAA